In the Phocoena phocoena chromosome 14, mPhoPho1.1, whole genome shotgun sequence genome, tgttctagttctgtgaaaaatgccagtggtagtttgatagggattgcattgaatctgtagactgctttgggtagtagagtcattttcacaatgttgattcttccaacccaagaacatggtatatctctccatctatttgtatcacctttaatttctttcatcagtgtcttataattttctgcatacaggtcttttgtcccttaggtaggtttattcctagacattttattctttttgttgcaatggtaaatgggagtgttttcttgatttcactttcagatttttcatcattagtgtataggaatgccagagatttctgtgcattaattttgtatcctgctactttaccaaattcattgattagctctagtagttttctggtagcatctttaggattctttatgtatagtatcatgtcatctacaaacagtgacagctttacttcttcttttccgatttggattccttttatttcttttccttctctgactgctgtggctaaaacttccaaaactgtgttgaataagaggggtgagagtgggcaaccttgtcatgttcctgatcttaaaggaaatgctttcagcttttcaccatcgtggacgatgttggctgtgggtttgtcatatatggcctttattatgttgaggaaagttccctctatgtctactttctgcagggtttttatcataaatgggtgttgaattttgtcaaaagctttctctgcatctattgagatgatcacatggtttttctccttcaatttgttaatatggtgtatgacgttgattgatttgcgtatattgaagaatcctggaataaaccccacttgatcatgttttatgatccatttaatgtgctgttggattctgtttgctagtattttgttgaggatttttgcatcttgatgcaaaatcaagatgttcatcaatgatattggcctgtagttttctttctttgtgacatccttgtctggttttggtatcagggtgatggtggcctcgtagaatgagtttgggagtgttcctccctttgctatattttggaagagtttgagaaggataggtgttagctcttctctaaatgtttgatagaattcgcctgtgaagccatctggtcctgggcttttgtttgttggaagattttttttttttaacaatctcaAATGTTTATTGCcttcataacaaaacaaaatatgaagcTCAGAACTGGATCAGTTGGCCCTTTCTCTTCTTATCTCCTCCCAGCTCAAAATGCTTGCGTCTCTTAATGGCCAGCATTCTCTTAGATCTGCAGTTCGGCTCAACACATTCAAGCCTCAGCACAATCTTCTTTGTAGTTTCAGCCTTTTTCCGGAAAATCTGCTTAGTCTGCCCACCATAGCCACTCTGCTTTCTGTCATAACGCCGCTTTCCCTGGGCATACAGAGAATCCTTGCCCTTCTTGTACTGTGTCACTTTGTGGGGTTGGTGCTTGCCACACTTCTTACAGAAAGTCCGGCGGGTTTTAGGAATGTTCACCATGTTTGCGACAGCGCTATCGGCACggctgttggaagatttttaatcacagtttcaatttcagtgcttgtgattggtctgttcatattttctatttcttcctgattcagtcttgtcaggttgtgcatttctaagaatttgtccatttcttccaggttgtccattttattggcatagagttgcttgtagtaatctctcatgatcttttgtatttctgcagtgtcagttgttacttctcctttttcatttctaattctattgatttgagtcttctccctttttttcgtgatgagtctggctaatggtttatcaatttggtttatcttctcaaagaaccagctttagttttattgatctttgctatcgtttccttcatttctttttcatttatttctgatctgatctttatgatttctttccttctgctaactttgggggttttttgttctttctgtaattgctttaggtgcaaggttaggttgtttattcgagatgtttcctgtttcttcaggtaggattgtattgctataaacttccctcttagaactgcttttgctgcgtctcatacgttttgggtcatcgtgtctccattgtcatttgtttctaggtattttttaatttcctctttgatttcttcagtgatcacttcgttattaagtagtgtattatttagcctccatgtatttgtatattttacagatcttttcctgtaattgatatctagtctcatagcactgtggtcggaaaagatacttgatacgatttcaattttcttaaatttagcaaggcttgatttgtgacccaagatatgaactatcctggagaatgttccgtgagcacttgagaaaaatgtgtattctgttgtttttggatagaatgtcctataaatatcaattaagtccatcttgtttaatatatcatttaaagcttgtgtttccttatttattttcattttggatgatctgtccattggtgaaagtggcgtgttaaagtcccctactatgaatgtgttactgttgattttcccttttatggctgttagtatttgccttatgtattgaggtgagcACTTACTTTTAATGTCAAAAAATGTCTCCCATTTCACAGTTGTTGATGTTTCAATTTCTCCGAGGGAAGGAAACAGCATATCTCATTTATCCAGacactctttaaaataaaattttgtctttttatgttttgTCAAAATAGAAATTCATTGATGTCTTCTGCTTTACAAGGAGttgaaaacatttcaagaaaaaaaaagaaaacgtatGAAATGGAAGATAAAAATCCCCACCATCCAGACCACCATTatgaacagatatttttcaatacaAATACACATTTATAGTACTGTACACACTGCTTTATAGGCtacataatttatttcactttttattatctTTCATTTGCCACTAGAATATCAACTCTAGAAAGGCaataagttcttttcttttttgctcattGCTGTATCCCCCATGACTACAGGAGGGCCTGACACATGTGggccctcaagaaacatctgttaaatgaagaaataaataaatgccacTTTTAATCACTTAACAAAATATCTtggaatttcttattttttctgtccATAAACATAGATTTTcatcattatctattttattgacTGCATATATTTCAATGCATTTATCAAACTAGCCCTTTACTGATTGACTGTAATAAGTAGTTTCCACTTTGTCACTATTATAAACAATACTGTGATGAATATACTCTTACTTATGTGTGGGTACCTATGGGATTATCTCCTTAGGTCATTCCGAAAGGAGAAATGTCTTGGTTAAGTagaatacacatttaaaaatacatatgggcttccctggtggcactgtggttgagagtctgcctgccaaggaagggacacaggttcgaaccctggtctgggaggatcccacatgccgtggagcaactgggcctgtgggccacggttgctgagcctgcgcgtctggagcctgtgctctgcaacgagagaggtcgcgatagtgagaggcccgcacactgcgatgaagagtggcccccgcttgccacaactagagaaagccctctcacagaaatgaagacccaacacagccataaataaattaattaattaatttaaaaaaccacaaatagttacaaaaaaataagataataaagtaaaaatgaaacatattaaaaatcatacttgtaaaaaatatatttatttatttatttggttgtaccgggtcttagttgcagcatgcctgcaactcttttagttgtggcatgcgggatttagttacctgaccagtgattgaacctgggcccccacattgggagtggagtcttaaccactggaccaccagggaagtccctagaatacacattttaattagaaataattttgctAAGCCAGACCTCCAGAAAGTCATTGCAATTTATTCTCCCACTAAGGTATGAGAGTGCTCATTTTCCTGGAACCTAACTAGAGAGCATcaaaccttttttttgtttgttttaaatgctttaccCAGTTTAAATTATGTCAGAGATTGCATCATCTTCTGCTTGTTTACAGCTAAGAGCTTCAATGAGCCAAACCACCAAGGAGAGCCAAACAGCTTTTACTCCTATTCTTAGAGCATCCTCTTTACTGTAATTATTAtccaatgtatttcttttttttaattaattaatttatttatttatttttggctgtgttggttcttcatcactgagcacgggctttctctagttgtggcgagtgggggctactctttgttgcggcatgcgggcttctcattgcggtggcttctcttgttgcagagcatgggctctaggcgtgcaggcttcagtagttgtggcacacgggctcagtagttgtggcacataggcttagtagttgtggcttgcgggctctagagcgcaggctcagtagctgtggcacacggacttagttgctccatggcatgtgagatcttcccaggccagggctcgaacccgtgtcccctgcaggcggAATCTTagccaccgcaccaccagggaagtccagccaaTGTacttaagtttaatttttaaaaaacgctatctttacttttgtttttacatataaacattcatttttaaatactgaGTCTCAAATCCAAGCATTTTTGAGCACCCTAATTACATACTCCTACCATATCTAGTGCACATCCTGGAAGTATTATTTTCTGTTAATTATTCACTTTGTACAGTTAGAAAGAGGAAGGACAAGTAAAGAGATGGTCTAGAAAGGCCAGTCAATCCAGTTGCTATTTTCCCTGGTCTTTAAATTTATAgtaaaggctcagagaagtcctAGAGTACAGTAAACACTCAGAATTTCCCAACTGATTTGCCCATCGAACATTTTGCAAAATAGAGTTCTACAGATGATCCGCTTGAAAACACAATTAGTTGTAGAGTCCTGGTCTGGGTTTGAATTACAGCTCTGCCCCCTACTATTAACTTTAGGCAAGTTAACATCTCTaagctttaattttctcatccataaataatatttcttcataTGACTATtgggaggaataaatgaaatcatgtgtgtaaagcttctggcatgtagtaagtgttCTGTAGCAAGTAAGTGGAAGCTGCATTCTTACCATATCAGGGCTCTCACCTAATCAGGTCATTTTACCAGGCTCTACTATTGATTTCATCAAGAACTATGTCCTacaccccgagaaaaccataattcaaaaagagtcatgtaccacaatgttcattgcagctctatttacaatagccaggacatgggagcaacctaagtgtccatcgacagatgaatggataaagaagatgtggcacatatatacaatggaatgttactcagccataaaaagaaacgaaattgagttatttgcagtgaggtggatggaccaagagtctgtcttacagagtgaagtaagtcagaaagagaaaaacaaataccgtatgttaacacatataaatggaatctaaagtaaataaataaagaaaaggttctgaagaacctagacgcaggacaggaataaagacgcagacgtagagaatggacttgaggacacagggagggggaagggtaagctgagacgaagtgagagagtggcatggaaatatatacactaccaaatgtaaaacagatagctagtgggaagcagccacatagcacagggagagcagcttggtgctctgtgaccacctagaggggtgagatagggagggtgggagggagatgcaagagggaggagatatggggatatatgtatacatatagctgattcactttgttatgaagcagaaactaacacaccattgtaaagcaattatactccaataaagatgtttaaaaaaaaaaagaaaactatgtccCACTCACTGTCTAGATCACCTAGGTTAGATTTGGATTATTCCTAAAACTGATACCATACATTTCTTGGTTTGTATCATTTCTGTAGATGGCTGATCTAATTAATGTTATGATTCTTAACTGCACTTTGGGAGTTAGCTTGCAGTTACCGTCTTGTGACTATCAATACCTTCCATACCTTTCATTAAACTGAGGGACAAATTATACTAATGCCCTCACATTTTAtttcaccattttattttattttattttattttttatttttatttttttttgcggtacgcgggcctctcactggctccggacgcgcaggctcagcggccatcgctcacgggcccagccgctccgcggcacgtgggatcttcccggaccggggcacgaacctgtgtcccctgcatcggcaagcggactctcaaccactgcgccaccagggaagccctcaccattttattttaatcattagtTTCTAGAATTAGTATTAAGCTTCTTATACTTGATATCTTTCTTCTACAAACATGTTATTGAATTTTTGTCACCACCCATTAGAGGATTTTACTGATTGTCGGGATGATTTTGTACTGACTGACATTCCCTCAATTTTTATTCCAAACTGCCATTTTTTTAGTGGTGCCAATATGGTGACTTCTGGGTTCTTAGAGCTCATTCTTACATCTATTCAGTTGTAGCCATAGGATCTCAGATAGGGAGGTATACTGGCTGCCCAGCTTGGGCCTCTTGTAGGTGCTGTGAGGATCAAAATCCAGAATTCTGTCTACTCACACTGAATTGACTGGTTTGCTGATCACATTAGCAGTTGGGTGATTGATGTTCTGTTCCATGTATTACTTGGCAATAAGTATAAACTACTGTTGATATTGTTGACAAACCcaaattctctttaaaatgaaaggaatattGTTCCCCATCTAGACCacaggttggcaaactacagccctcAGGCTGGCCACCTGTTTTTGCAAATAACGTCTTCTTGGAATTCTGCCATTCCCATGTTTATGcactgtctctggctgctttgtgCTACAACAGTAGAGTTGATTGGCTGTGACAGAGACCAAGTGGCCTGCAAGCctagaatatttactatctggccctttaagaaacaGTTTGCCAACCAACCCTTGATCCAGACTATCAGAAGTTGCCAGATAATCACTGTTTCACAGCAAGGGGAGTTGGATGTGTTTAAGGGATAGTTTAATCAAACTATGCCTGAAACCTCCTTCACTTTAGAATTATACCTGAATTCATTAGAATTCTTGAGTCCTGTTAGATCTAGGTTTGGAGCtctcttttcttaaaatctttttatggcctttgttttaaagtctgttttgtctgatatgagtattgtgacCTCTGCTTCCTTGTCATTTCcacttgcatgaaatatctttttccatcccctcactctcaatctatgtgtgtcctttgccctaaagtgggtttcttgtaggcagcatactgTAGGCTCTTGTCTTTTAATCCAATCTGccaccctgtgtcttttgattggagtatttagtccattgacatttaaggtaattattgatagatatgtatttattgtcattttaaaccttgttttccagttgatttttttatttcttctttgctcctttcgttatctttttgtttttccttttggtttggtttgatttggttttggcttgatgattttcttttgttttatgcttgtgttctcttctttttggtttttgtgaatctattgtgtttttgatttgtggttaccttgtttttcaagtatgttaacccactactatatctacttgctttagactgatagtcatataggctcaaacacattctaaaaaaaaaaaatcatctacatTTTCTCACTCTCATCCcttacattttatgattttgatgtcctcttttacattttcatgtttatccttttgctattcattttggttattgctttcacaaaaatttattttgtatatttttttaatctgtatactggcttatttaagtgatttactttccaattgtgattttctctaacctatagattcttgcttcttttctatttttttaaatagatctttattggagtataattgcttcacaatgctgggttagtttctgttgcacaacaaagcgaatcagccatatgcgtacacatgtccccatatcccctccctcttgagcctccctcccaccctccctatcccaccccctctaGAAGACTTTTCATTACTTCTTTTatgataggtttagtattgctgtattcttttagtttttgcttgtcttagaaattctttatctctccttctattctaaatgataatcttgctgggtagagtatcctaggttgtagatttttttcctttcaggactttgaatataccttgccactcccttctggtctgccacatttctgtagagaaatcagccgatagccttatgggggttcccctgtaattaactctttgtttttctcttgcagcctttagaatcctctctttaactttagccattttaattataatatatcttGGTAGGTCTGTttaggttcatcttgtttgggaccctctgtgcttcctgtacctgaatatctgtttccttctttaggtttgggaagttttcagccataattccttcaaatacatttttgatccctcTCCTCTTTGTTCTCCTTTTGAGATCCCTATTATGCATAGTTTGTcacactttatattatcccataggtctcttagactgttttcatttttttcttttgtctttgtgttCTGATTGGTTGATTTCCATAATTCTATCTTCTAGATCACTTGTTCACTCTTCTGCATTATTCAATCTGCTAtttattgcctttagctcaggTTTTGTCTTGGCAAATgagttttctactttttttggCTCCTCTTTacagtttctagttcctttttttaCAGCAATCTGCATTTCTGTCAATAgcttttcttaattccttcagtatttttattatctcctttttgaactcatgtctattagactgaagaggtctgtttcattttttattctttcagggaattctcttgattttttaattgggagtggttcctctgcttcttcattttgcttatatttctcttattctatgagtttaggagaaacaattatctcctgtggtcttggagggctatttttatgtgggagcatccctgtgtagcctgcgtgggttttaatatttttggtgaGAGGACTGTTTTATGGATGGCTGCTGTCTCTTTCTTCAGTGTGGAGCATCAAACCTTTTAACCTTCACAATCTAATAGGTGAAAAATAGTGCTGTACtgggtttaaatttgcatttatttggttattagtgagttatacatattttcttgtttattgtcaatttgtatttcttctttcgtAAATTGCCTGTGaggtttttttgcattttattagcGTGCCTAATcgtttcttattgatttataataattctttatatacttAAGATATTAATTAACATTTTGTATGCCGTGAATATTACAAATAGCTATTCCTAGTTTGtcgtttcttttcaaattattttcatggtatctttttaaaaaaggaagttttacttaaagtttttttaaattgaaggatAACATACATTTAGAAAAGTACACAAATTTTAAGTGCCCAATGAGTCTTTATACCCGTATAATCATTACCCACATAAGGTTTCCATGTAACCTCTCCCAGTTGATAATCCTCCCAAGGTAAACACTACTCTGATAAAGCTTTAACTTTTGATGTAGTAATATCTGTTTATCCTTCATGGTATGTATCTTGGGGccacgtttaaaaaaaaattcctctacTCATAATTATATATTCACCTACATTTTATTCCGGcactttcattatttcattattatattgaAATCTTTATTTAATCCAGCTGAAATCTATTCTAATGTAAACAAGAGATAGGGATCAAACTCCcctgtcttctctcttccttcaagGCTATTACCAGCATTTTGTTAACTAGGCAACATCATTTATAAACTAGTCAACACCATCtccatgatttaaaatattttctctttctatattcTACTGTCTTCCTTTATTTGCCCATTTCTGCACCAGTAtctcagcattttaaatatagctcTAGGTTTTAATATCTGCTGAAGTAAATATTGCACTGTTAttctctttcaaatatttctgttattattgctCATTTATTCTCCAGAAAaactttaaagtcattttgtGAAATTCTCTCACCATATCCCCTGAAAGAGTTGAGATCCTAATTGGTTATATTGAATTtacatattaattaattaattaatcaacgtatttatgtatttttggctgcacagcatgtgggatcttaattccccgacaagggattggattgaacccgtgccccctgctgtggaagcgtgAAGCCTGAAGCCCTAActaatggaccaccagggaattccctacatatTAATTTAGAAAACATCTATACCTTTACATAATTgtatgtatttccatttattcaaaaCTTTCTTTATGTCCCTTAATAACATCTCAAGGTTTTCCTCATATAGACCTTGCACAGTTCTGTTTTTCAAACTAGGTTTTTACGTTTTTTGATGCTActatattaacatttttgttatattttctatctgATTACTGACATATAGGAAACTtgcattttattatatacatatattattatacacacatatctaGTCATCTTGCTAAACTGTCTCATTAgtttgatgggtttttttttttgagtagatAGCATATCATCTGAAAATCGTATTTATTTAAACCaatatttctacattttatttagtttcttatttttattacactATTTAGAACTTTCAGAACGATGTTTAATGTTTTGCTCTTACAACTGGCATCCTTGTCTTTAATGAGAATGCCTCTAGTTCAGTGTTCTTAACCATCCCTACAACCCTCACAAGTTCTAATTCATTAAACCTGAGGTGGCACCCAGGCAACTGTGTTCTGTTAATTACACAGATAATACTGAAGCATGTTCCCAATATGTCATTGAGGATCATGATCTAGCATTTCCCCattaaatataattcaatatAATATGCGTTATTTTATATGTTATGGAAGTATTGTTCCACCAAACGTTTATTAAGAGTTATTAATTGGGAGTTGGATTTAGTAAAATGTCTTCTCAGCATCTCAATGATCCTCCCCCTAGGATAAAACCTGAAAACACCTGCTTGAAGGCACCAGCGAACTACCAAAATAGGACATAAGAGGCCAGGTTTCTGGAGAGAGAAAACTCATTCTGGTGAACTTGATATTCTATGCCATTTTCCTCCTGAGACATCTTTCAGTGTTTAAGCGGCATAGGGCAGAGACCAAGAAGTTGAGCAAGAAGCAGTAACTGAGAGAATGGGAAACTTATCAGTACTTTTGGCAGACTTATGAGGCTAGGGAGACAAACACTGGAGTTCAGAGCCCACTGTGGAGATGGGGCACTGTCAAACACTCCAGGCTTTCCACTGGGACCtgtgatggttaactttatgtATTAACTAGGCTAGGCCACAGTACCCAGATAATTGGTCAAATATTAATTGAGGTATTTccgtgaaggtattttttagatgagatcaacatttaaatcagtagactttgggTAATGCAGATTATCCTGCACAATGTGGGTGGGTTTCATCCAATCAGTAGATGACCTTAATAGAAGAAGACAGATCTTCCTGGAAGAAGAAATTCTGTCAGCAGACcacctttggactcaaactgcaaTTCTTCCCTGGATCTGCAGCCTGCTGGCTgtatgctctctctctctctctctctctctctctctctctctctctctctctctctctctctctttttggttCTATTTATTTGGACAACCCTAACTAATACTGTCCCATAAAAAACTATGCTCTAGAGAATAAGGGCAAGCTAGAAATAGACCAGGCCTTACAAAGACTGAACCCAGCTTAAAATAAGTTCaattccagggcttccttggtggcgcagtggttgagagtccgcctgctgctgcaggggacacgggttcatgccccagtctgggaagatcccacatgccgcagagcagctgggcctgtgagccatggccgctgagcctgcgtgtccagagcctgtgctccgcaacgggaaagaccacaacagtgagaggcccacgtaccgaaaaaaataaataaataaataagttcaatTCCAGATTGGAATAAGGTGATTTCTAACTACTTGTGAAAATTTAGAGTAAATTCTCTTTAGAGGAAGATAATACTATTAAGACCCTGTACAAGTATTTGTCCACAGTATCTGGCATTCAATTGAAAAATTATCAGGAATACCAGGAAGTaagactgaaacagaaaaagcaaacaatagaAACAGATCACAGATGATCTGtattttggaaaaatacaaaaaagagaaatttggaatATGGTGAAAAGGTTCAACATGTGTAATTgcagtcctagaaggagaagaaagaatgagacaagaagaatatttgaaaaataatggacAAGAAATTTCCAACAACACAGGTGAAATACATtaagctacagattcaagaagtacTGTGTATCCCAagtaggataaatacaaagaaaatcattcCTAGACACATCATAGTGGAACCATGGTatgcagggtggtggtgggggcggGGCGTGGACTATTAAGATAAAGAGAACAATTTAAAAGCAAttgggtggggacttccctggtggcacagtggttaagaatccgcctgccaatgcaggggacacaggttcgagccctggttagggaagatcccacatgccgcggagcaactaagcctgcgagccacaacta is a window encoding:
- the LOC136134005 gene encoding large ribosomal subunit protein eL42-like, which codes for MVNIPKTRRTFCKKCGKHQPHKVTQYKKGKDSLYAQGKRRYDRKQSGYGGQTKQIFRKKAETTKKIVLRLECVEPNCRSKRMLAIKRRKHFELGGDKKRKGQLIQF